GGCTGATGATCAGTTGACTAAATCGATAACGAGGTGATACATATGCAGATTAATCTCGCTTTAGAACCAGTAGTGTCTTTAATAGCAGGCATATTGATCCTGTTCATGCCCCGGTTATTGAACTACATCGTTGCTATATATTTGATCGTGATCGGTATTCTGGGGGTAGCCCGCTAGGCTGTTTGTGTTTTCAGCATAGTGTTTTTAAATTAAGGAGATTGATATGTTTATCATTAAAAAGCTCTTTTTAATTTTTATCACGGCATTCTTCATCGTCGGGCTCAACGGCTGCCCGGAAGAAGGGCCCGCCGAACGTGCTGGTGAGAAGATAGACGAGGCAGTCGAGGACGCCGGTGAAAAGGCGGAGGAAACGGGTGAGAAGGCGGGAGAGGCCATGGAAGAAGCCGGTGACAAAGCAGAAGACGCCGCCGATAAATAAACTCGTTCTTAATCTGGTCAATTAAAAGCATTTTTTATGGAATTTGGCGTTCTATACAATCAATTTCAGCTCCAAACACTGGCCTACGTTGTGCTGGCGATGCTGCTGGGTGCGGTGATCGGGATTGATCGAGAGATAGCTGATAAACCTGCGGGATTGCGTACGCACATGCTGGTATGTGGCGCATCTACTTTATTGGTCTCACTTGGCGATATTATGGTGCGGCATTTCGACCAAAATCTGCCTAATAATATGCTCCAATCGGACCCAATTCGAATTATCGAGGCAGTGATAACTGGGGTCAGCTTTCTAGGAGCGGGAACAATTATACGTCGTGGTTCCGATAATATCGCAGGGCTTACCACTGCTGCTTCTATACTGTTTGTTGCAGCGGTAGGAATATGCGTGGCACTGTCTCAAATTTCACTGGCGATGGGCAGCACTGTTTTAGTGGTAATCATATTGCGGGGTGTGCACCTGCTCCAGCAGTGGATGGGTCTCCAGCATCAAAAAAAAGACACAGAAAAATCTAAACAAGACGGATAAAGTGACTTCGCGGTTAATACTCACCAATGCAAAAAGAACAGCGTTTAAGCCGGTAAGGGGAGATTATGGCAAATCACATTGTTCATGAGGCGTTATCTGTTCCGTACCTGGAGGAGAAGGGATTACTCTCCTGGATTCTATCCACCGACCATAAACGCATAGGCATCATGTACCTTGTCTCCATAACTGCTTTCTTTATTCTGGCTGGCAGTGTGGCGCTCCTGATGAGGTTCGAGCTTATGTCGCCGCATAAACAAATTGTGGACCCTCATACTTACAATGTACTCTTCACGTTTCACGGGTCCAGTATGGTTTTCTTTTTCATCGTGCCTGGTATTTCCGCAACCCTGGGGAATTTTCTTCTCCCACTGATGATAGGGGCACGGGATGTGGCTTTTCCCCGCCTTAATCTGGGGAGCTACTGGATTTACCTGCTGGGCACACTCATTATACTCTTTGGCCTTTCTCAACCTGCGGATACCGGCTGGACATATTACACCCCTTATAGCGTACAATCAGGAACGAGTGTGATTACGATCACCCTGGGAATTTTTGTCGTAGGTTTCTCCTCCATTCTTACCGGGCTTAACTTTATCGTGACCACACACAAGTTGAGAGCGCCGGGTATGACCTGGAACAGGCTCCCTCTCTTTGTATGGTCTATTTACGCAACTGCTATCCTCCAGCTCCTGGCTACTCCGGTTTTAGGTATTACCCTGCTACTTCTCATTGCGGAGAGGGTTCTGGGCATCGGTTTCTTCGACCCGGCAAAGGGCGGAGACCCCATTTTGTTTCAAAGCTTCTTCTGGTTCTATTCTCACCCCGCCGTCTATATCATGATACTCCCCGCTTTCGGGGTAATCTCGGAGGTGCTACCGGTCTTTGCCCGAAAGCCCATATTCGGCTATAAAGTCATGGCGTATTCGCTTCTGGCTATAGCATTCATCAGTTTTCTTGTTTGGGCTCATCATATGTTTGTAAGCGGCATGTCGGAAGTTGCCGCGACTATCTTTTCTTTCCTTACCATGCTGGTGGCCATACCTACGGCCATTAAGGTCTTCAATTGGGTGGCCACTCTGTATAAAGGCTCGATAGACCTGAAATCCCCGATGCTCTACGCGCTTTCTCTTATATTCCTATTTACCATTGGTGGGCTCACCGGTGTTTTCCTCGGTGCACTTGCCGCCGACGTTCATCTTCATGATACCTATTTTGTGGTTGCCCATATGCACTATGTGATGATAGGCGGGACGGTGATGGGTTTCTTTGCTGCGCTTCATTTTTGGTATCCGAAGATGTTTGGGAAGATGTTTAACGAAAAGATGGCCCGGGCGGCCTGGGGGCTCATATTTGCCGGGTTCAACATTACATTCTTCCCCCAGTTTATTCTGGGGGTTCAGGGTATGCCTAGGAGGTACGCCGACTACCCTTCCGATTTTTATTTGCTTAACCTCGTTTCGACTATCGGTTCCTGGGTTCTGGCTATAGGCATGTTCATTATGTTTGTAAACCTGGTAAGAGGGCTTTTTGACGGTGAGGAGGCTCCGGCCAACCCATATAATTCCCTGTCATTAGAATGGCAGGTGTCATCGCCCCCGCCGCACGAGAATTTCAAGGAGATACCGGTTGTAAAGGACTGGACTTACGGATACGGGAAAAAATGAAATTTGATGAGATGAAAGCTCCTTACCGATAAGGAGAAAAGTGTTACTTTTGACATCCTGGGAAAGCCGTAATAAAACCAGCGTAGAGAGATGAGCAGACGGACTTTAATTATTCTCCTGCCTGTTCTTATGTTTCTGGCCGTTTATATATATGTCGTGGCAATCAGGATTGAGGCGCCGCAACAGCCTGTCTTTTTCAGCCATAAAATACATGCGGGGCAGAACCAAATCCCTTGTCAGTACTGTCACAGCTATGTTACGAAATCCCCGATGGCGGGGATGCCCTCCATTCAGAAGTGTATGGGATGCCATTTGATAATTGCCGGACAGGATGCTGATTACTATTTCGGGAAGAAGGCTATAAATATTCGAGGGGAAATTGAAAAGTTGAGGGAGTATTGGGAGAAGAGTCAGGAAAAGGGAGTATTAGACGGGGAAGAGTACTCAAAGGACTTCCACTACCTGGGCCAAAAGGAATCTATTCCATGGGTGAGGGTTTATTATCTGCCCGAATTCGTTCATTTCAGTCATAAACGGCACGTTCTTCGCGGGTTTGGGTGTAAAACCTGCCACGGAGAGGTGGAGAAGATGGATATAGTATACCGGGTTCAGAAACTGGAGATGGGCTGGTGCATAGGATGTCACGAAGAAAACGCCAGGGATAAGAAAGAGCTTACCCAGCTAAAGGATTGCCTGACTTGCCATTATTAGTTTGAGTTTACTTCCTGATTTTCCATTCGCTTTTAGTCTCTGTATGTGTTTTGTCTGTGAAAGCGATATTGTCGTGATAAGCAAGATGACGGTCTTTTTTAATTGTACTTACCCTTTTTACTATGCGCCGTTTCTCTTTTTTGGGCTGGATTTTCAGGTTATCTTCTAGGGTTTCCACCCCCTCGATATTTATGGCGATATCCTTTATTACTTTGCTCTCATCTTGGTTGGACAGTGTCCCACTCAATATGGCTTTTCGGTTAATGACGGTTACCTCTATGTTCTTATACCCTTTATCATCTAATTCCTTTCTGATCCCGGAAGCGATTTTTTGGTCGCTTATTATTTCCTCCACCACTATGCCGTTTTCAACTTGCTTTATCCCCGGGACATTTTCTGCAATGTTCTGGATGGCTTGGCGGTCTTCCTGGGTGGTGACTTTCCCGCTCACCACGGCTTTTCCGTCCGTAACGGTTACTTTTATATCTCTATGGCCTTTTTTCCACAGCTCGGTTTCGATATTGGATTTAACACTGGAATCGGTGGGAGGAAATAGGATCTGGTCCATCAGCGTTTTAAGGGTGAACCGGCCGTTGAGGTGATTAGCTTTACCGTATTCAACTTTCTGGATAAGCTGGGTTTGAGCACTATCACCCACGGCGGAAGCTTTGCTTCTTAATACAGCTTTGCCCTTTATAACGCTTAGTTTAATATCCTCATAACCCTGCTCCCATAGTTTACCCAGGTTGGTTTCGATATCGGATTTAATCTTTGAAGTAGTTATGGGAGATATAAGCTCCCTTATGAATCTGGCAAGCTCCGCTCTCCCGTCGAAGTAATTGGAACCGATGTATGTAAATCCGGATATCAGGAGAAGAAGCACAACTACCCGGTTAACTTCTCTGGAAAAAGAGGATAAAATTCTTCTCTTCCATGTGGCCGGATGACTGAGCTGCCTGTACGGCAAACTGAGGAGTTTCCAATTCTCTTCATACCTTTTTTCATGGAGGTTTATTTCTCTACCGGGTATTTCCCTTTCTTCTTGAAGATGTTTCTTTGTGCTGCCCGCCTCCGTGCGAGGCTGAGTGATTTCCTCTGATTCTTCTCGAATCGGTGTTGATGCTTCTACGGATGACCGGTTCTCCCTCCCAATCTGTTTTTTCCTTTCGTTACTTCTACCGTAAGCCGATTCGGTGAGCTCTACGATATCAGGGACATATAGAATGGGCAGGGCTTCCGGAATTTCGTTCTTCCTATTGTTCTGGGTGTTTTTGTCATGGGTTTCCTTTATAGCCCTTATCAGTTCTGAGGAACTCGTTTCCCTGCCTATGTAGAGAATATTCGGCAACACCGGCTCTTCTTCGATGTTCTTTCCTAAAACAATGACCCTTACATCGAGGCCATTTTTGCCGGTTAAATTAAGGAGTTCATGGATATCCAGGCTTAGTGTCCTATTGTCAAGGAGTAGAAGCCTGGGCTTTAAGGAGATAAGATGCTTTTCCATCTCCTCGCGATTTAAAGCCTCGGCTACTATTTTTATACCCTTTTCATTCCCCAGAATCTTCCGTATTCCTTCAAGGAAGAACCTTGAGTTTGAAGCTAGTAGTGTTCGGACGGGTTGATTCATGTTTAACGGTTTGATCCCTGATTATATTTTAAAGCTTTCGGGCCTGCTACTCCTTTTCTCTCTTCTCCCGTAAAAGACCACCTATATGAATCTAGTAATGATAATTTTATCTAATTGTCTCGAATCTTGGAGCACACATCAATCACGGAATTCCTGTATTTTGCATGCGGTAAATATGTAGATTAATTCTAACATGTATAACTATTTTATAGAAGTAAGAATATAAGGGGATAGCTCTTCCCGGGCCCCCGTGCTTCCCCTACCGCTCAGGAATTTCTCTCATAAGGCTATTCCGAGCATTGGAGAAAGAACAGGGAATGGGATTCAAGACCTGGGAATGGTTATCGAGGACAGGAATTGATAGTTTATATCCTCTTCTTCTATTGCCTTATCCACGTTCAGGGAGTTTTGAAATTCCATGCCCGTGGGCAGGGGCAGCTTGAAGTTAATCCCTCCGCCGAATTTTATCAGCTCGGCGCTGTTATTGAATGAATTACATTTCTCGTAGCCATTGTTGAACTGAAGGTGGAAATTTCTGGAGGGACCATAATTAAGACCAAACTCGGCAAAATGTCGATTTTCGTCGGCTTTTGCTTCTTTATAAATTAATCCTCCCTTCATCCAGGTTTCTATATCATCCCAGATTTTTCTTATCTCTGTGGTCAGAGTTTTTGTGTAGAAATCTCCGTCGTTAAATTCCATTCCTGTAACTACTGAGGCGAAGCTGAGAGGGCTAATCGACAACCTGAATAGACCGTGGCTTATCTTATTATCGGTGTCCGCCCACTGTCTATCTACGTTCGTGCTGAGAGAAACAAACCTCCACGGTTGATAGTCGAGGTTAAAGAACAAGCCCTGGCTCTCTTCTAGTAATGTGGGAACCCTCCTCCGGTATGCGGCACCCGCCCTGAAGTCTTTGGTCTTAACGGAGGAGCCTATTCGAAGTGAGTAATCTTCTATCTCCGAGTCTATGTTTTCTGGTATTACACTCTCAAAATTACCCTGAATATTAAGTGCCTGCGAGATAGTGAACTTGTTCTCTACGGCTAAGGATTTTGGGGTCAGTAGGTCTCCCGGCTTGGATGGCCTTAAATTCCTCGTTTTTATGCTCAGGCTTTGAGAGAAGAAACTACCATTATTCTTACTGGATAAATTATGACTATAGGCTAGGGGACGTAGTGGGTAGACGACCTTTGGTATCATATCGGAAGAAGAACGAAGAAGATAGCTTCCGTCGAGGTCACTATATTTAACTTCGGGTTCGGCAGCAGAAGCTAGCAGTCTGTAGGAAAGTAGTAGTATAAAAAAAATTATGAAAACATAAAACTTATTCGTGCTTTTGACCCTCCCCAGTTGTGCTTCAAATTATAGCCAAACTATTTAATTTTTCTAGTGTACAACTATATACATAATAACTCACTTATATTAAATGAATAAACTAATCTCCTTTCTCTACAAGCTGGTCTGAAAAAGAAGAAAAAAGGAGACGCAACCATTTTTTATTAGAATAACTGAAAGGTATGTTCAACCGGAATAGCGTAAAGAGAGCTACTGACATCTTAGCCCAAATTTCTTACTCAGTTACTGACAAATTTACAGACATGGAAGAGGGGAGGTAACGCTAGTAGTTTGTGAATCCTTCTAATCACTGGCGTCCCCGACGGGATTTGAACCCGTGTTACCGCCTTGAAAGGGCGGTGTCCTAGGCCGAGCTAGACGACGGGGACACTGATTTGCAGATTGGCGATTGCGGATTTCGGATTTAAAAAAATTTTTTCAGAAATCATAAATCCGAATTCCAAAATAAAATGAGCCGTGCAGGACTCGAACCTGCGACCCTCTGCTTAAAAGGCAGATGCTCTACCAGCCTGAGCTAACGGCTCAAAATAAACCTAAAAAATATATACATGGCATTAACCTTTGTCAAAAATCCTATATACTCTTTGCCTACATCGAACATTCCTTATTTAATCAGGATTAACGCTTGAAATTTTGGATGTGAAGGTTCTAGATGATTTCCGGACTGGACAAGACTCAGACTAAAAATTTTACGTTAATAACCATCGCCAATTTTTTCTTTTTCTGTAATTTTTCTTCCTTCTTTCTTCTCCCGTTATTCATAAAGAGCCTTGGAGGGAACGAAGCAAACATCGGTTTTATCATGGGCTCTTTTGGCATCACTTCCCTTGGCTCGATTCCGCTCGTATCGTTTCTCATCGATAAATACGGAAGGCGGAGATTCATGCTCTTCGGCGCCTTGGTCATGTATCTATCTTCGCTCGGTTATCTCCTGATCACCGAGCTAAGCTACGTTTTCTATCTATTGAGGTTACTTCAAGGAGTAGGGTTCGCCTTCTTTTTCACCTCTTCCGGCACCGCTGCCGCCGATTTTGTCCCGGAAGCAAGGAGAGGGCAGGGGCTCGGCCTGTTCGGGGCGTTTACTATTGCATCTTATGCCCTGGGGCCGACTGTTGGAGAGGGTGTGATAGAGTATCTCGGGTTTCGCTCCTTCTTTATATATGCCTCGTCATTCAGCCTGATTGCCATTATACTGGTCTATCCTACCAGGGACGCCGATTTTAAGCAGTCCAAGGACCGTTACGGCCTTGGTTTTTTCCGCCTGGCTTTTTCCAGAAAGTTTGCCATACCGCTTCTTACAAACCTCATTCTGGCCGGTGGATTCGGGTCCATATTGAATTTTGTGTCTGCTTTTCTCAAGCCCAAAGGATTGGATGTCTTTTATTTCTTTATTACCTATACGGTAACGATTGCCGCAATCAGGGTTTTCGGAGGAGGGATTTCGGACGTGTTTGGAAGGAAAAAAGTGGCCTCTCCAAGCCTCCTTTGTTTCTCCCTATCCCTAGTGGCTATGATCTTCATAAATTCGGTTTACGAGACGGTGTTAATATCTTTCCTCTTCAGCATCAGCTATGGGATGCTCTATCCGACTTTAAGTGCCCTGGTTATAGACAAGGCCGGTCCAGACGAAAGAGGTAAGGTTATGGGGGCTTTCAACGCCAGCTTCAGCATCGGAACAAACATTCTTACATTCGGCTTTGGAGTTATTGCCAAGAATTTCGGGTTTGATGGCATGTATCTAACCTCCGCCAGTTTTGTGTTCATCGGCTTTTTGATTTTTACCATCTTTGAAACTGAACAAGGTTTTCACACGCTTAGCCACAAAGACACTAAGATACAAAGTTAGAATCCAGGGGAAAGAAGTCAGGAGTCGGAATTCAGAAGTTTTTTCTCCTGGCTTACGGATACTTGGGTACTTTTCAAAAAATCCATTCTCTCACTCGGTGCCTTTGTGTCTTAGTGGTTAAGCGTCTACCTTGAAAAGCGTGGCTTTATTATTTACTCTTCCGGTTGATATGGAGATAAAATCGGGCGATTTCGTTTTCCTTCTGTCTTCGGACGGTAAAACCTTTCTTATCAGAGTAAATGAGGAAAAAATCTTTGGGACCCATCTCGGTAATATTGCGCTCAGGGACGCAATTGGCAAGAGATATGGCGAGGTTATTTATTCGCAGATGGGAAAGCCGTTCATTCTCCTGGAACCGACGCTCGAGGATAAGATGATGAAGGTAAGGAGACACACTCAGATAATTTATCCCAAGGATGCGGCTATGATTTTGCTTAAGACCGGGGTCCGGTCGGGGACACGGGTAATCGAATGTGGCTCGGGCTCGGGTGCTCTCACCATTGCCCTGGCCAGCGCAGTAGCTCCGGCGGGGAAAGTGTATGCGTATGACAGAAGAGAGGATTTTCTGGAAAATGCCAGGAGAAACGTATATGAGGCGGGCTATTCCGATTACGTGGAATTCAAGTCGAGAGAGGTAGGACAGGGGTTTGATGAATCGGATGTGGACGTGGTGGTGCTTGACCTTCCTTCTCCCTGGGAAGGGATTCCTGCTGCCGCGCGCTCGATCCGGGGCGGTGGAAGAATAACTAGTTTGTCCCCTACATACAATCAGGTAGAAAAAACGGTGGAGAGTTTGAGCGAACATGGTTTTGTTTACATCGAAACTTTGGAGGTTCTGGTTCGCCGGATGCTCGTTCGTCTCGGCAAAACCAGGCCGTATGAGAGGATGGTCAGTCATACCGGGTTTCTCACCTTTGGGAGGAAAGCGATCAAGACCTCCACAATATCGGAAGAGGATGAAGGGCTTCAGGTTGCTGAATTGCTTAACGACGTAGAGGGGGGGATTTAAAATCAGTCTCGGATTTCGAGTTTTGATCGGCAATTAAATGACTTCAATGACGGACAAATAATAAAACACATGTTAGGACGGGGACTTGCATATCAAACATAAAAGAACGGAACCTGATTTTAAAAAGATGTTTTTATCTATCTAAAGGCCTTGTTTCACGAGTGTGAATGTTGGTTTCTAATTATTTTTGGGCGGCAGTGATCCTAGATGAAAATAAAGTCGCGTCCAGAGGATTTTGTGGTCGAAGAGTTTTTGGAGCTTCCCGAATTTACGCCGGAGGGTTCTTACGTTATCTATAAATTAGAAAAGAGAGGACTTTCTACGCTTGAGGTAGTGGAGTTGCTCGCCAGGAGATACAAAATACCGGATCGGGACATAAGTTTTGCCGGGTTGAAAGACAAATATGCTCATACAACTCAATACTTGAGCATGAGAGTCAGAGAGGCAAGGGCAATTAAGGAGAGAAATTTCGGATTGAGCCCGCTCGGTCGTTCCACACGTCCGGTAGGGCCGGATTTGCTCAGCAAGAATAAGTTTAGACTTACGCTAAGGGATTTAGAAAAAGATTCGGTCGAGAATATAATTATCAGCCTAGACCAAGTCTCCAAATACGGGTTTCCAAACTATTTTGGAGAGCAAAGATTCGGTTCGGTAAGACATGGAGGGGAATTTTTAGCAAAGCTCCTGATTCATGAAGATTACGAGGGAGCCTTGAAGCTTTATCTTTCCCGCTGGTCAACCGAGGATAGAGCTGTAGACAAGAAATTCAAGAGGTTTGTTCTCAGCCATTGGGGAGACTGGGATGAGTGCCTGAGAGTTGCTGGACGTAATAGAGTAAGGGCCATAATTTCTTATTTGAGAGACCATCCCGGGGCCTTTCTAAACGCTATAAACATGATAAATCCCAGGCTGCTTTTTCTTTACGTGGCTGCCTATCAAAGTTATTTATGGAACGAGATGGCATCGGAATTCATCAAGACGGATTTGAATGGGGTTGAGTTAATAAGATTTCGCTACAAACCCGGGGAGATGGTCTTTTACAAGAAGCTTCCGGATAAGCTGTTTGACCGGTTTATAAAGATGGAGATTCCTCTGATAGACCACAAGGTAGAATTCTCGGAAAATTCAACGAAAGAAATTGCAGAGAAGGTGCTTTCAAGAGAGGGAATAGCTATTCAAGAATTTAGGTTAAAAAAGCTAAAAAGGGCTTTCTTCAAATCGGCACCTAGAAAACTCATCGTTTTCCCGGAGGAATTGGAAATTTCTGACATTTTTCCCGACGAAATCTATAAGGGTAAATTCAAGCTCACTTTATCTTTTTTTCTGCCCTCGGGGAGTTATGCCAGTGTGCTCCTGAGGAGGATAGAAGATAGGGAAATACAAAAAGTGAATGGAATAACATAGAAAGTTTTACTTCTTTTCCGCTTACATGTAAGCTAATTTTTCCTAAGGAGGGATACTTATGAATTTTGAAAGCAGGGTCAATAAACTCTTGGAG
The sequence above is drawn from the Thermodesulfobacteriota bacterium genome and encodes:
- a CDS encoding MFS transporter; translated protein: MISGLDKTQTKNFTLITIANFFFFCNFSSFFLLPLFIKSLGGNEANIGFIMGSFGITSLGSIPLVSFLIDKYGRRRFMLFGALVMYLSSLGYLLITELSYVFYLLRLLQGVGFAFFFTSSGTAAADFVPEARRGQGLGLFGAFTIASYALGPTVGEGVIEYLGFRSFFIYASSFSLIAIILVYPTRDADFKQSKDRYGLGFFRLAFSRKFAIPLLTNLILAGGFGSILNFVSAFLKPKGLDVFYFFITYTVTIAAIRVFGGGISDVFGRKKVASPSLLCFSLSLVAMIFINSVYETVLISFLFSISYGMLYPTLSALVIDKAGPDERGKVMGAFNASFSIGTNILTFGFGVIAKNFGFDGMYLTSASFVFIGFLIFTIFETEQGFHTLSHKDTKIQS
- a CDS encoding tRNA (adenine-N1)-methyltransferase produces the protein MALLFTLPVDMEIKSGDFVFLLSSDGKTFLIRVNEEKIFGTHLGNIALRDAIGKRYGEVIYSQMGKPFILLEPTLEDKMMKVRRHTQIIYPKDAAMILLKTGVRSGTRVIECGSGSGALTIALASAVAPAGKVYAYDRREDFLENARRNVYEAGYSDYVEFKSREVGQGFDESDVDVVVLDLPSPWEGIPAAARSIRGGGRITSLSPTYNQVEKTVESLSEHGFVYIETLEVLVRRMLVRLGKTRPYERMVSHTGFLTFGRKAIKTSTISEEDEGLQVAELLNDVEGGI
- a CDS encoding cytochrome c3 family protein is translated as MSRRTLIILLPVLMFLAVYIYVVAIRIEAPQQPVFFSHKIHAGQNQIPCQYCHSYVTKSPMAGMPSIQKCMGCHLIIAGQDADYYFGKKAINIRGEIEKLREYWEKSQEKGVLDGEEYSKDFHYLGQKESIPWVRVYYLPEFVHFSHKRHVLRGFGCKTCHGEVEKMDIVYRVQKLEMGWCIGCHEENARDKKELTQLKDCLTCHY
- the ctaD gene encoding cytochrome c oxidase subunit I yields the protein MANHIVHEALSVPYLEEKGLLSWILSTDHKRIGIMYLVSITAFFILAGSVALLMRFELMSPHKQIVDPHTYNVLFTFHGSSMVFFFIVPGISATLGNFLLPLMIGARDVAFPRLNLGSYWIYLLGTLIILFGLSQPADTGWTYYTPYSVQSGTSVITITLGIFVVGFSSILTGLNFIVTTHKLRAPGMTWNRLPLFVWSIYATAILQLLATPVLGITLLLLIAERVLGIGFFDPAKGGDPILFQSFFWFYSHPAVYIMILPAFGVISEVLPVFARKPIFGYKVMAYSLLAIAFISFLVWAHHMFVSGMSEVAATIFSFLTMLVAIPTAIKVFNWVATLYKGSIDLKSPMLYALSLIFLFTIGGLTGVFLGALAADVHLHDTYFVVAHMHYVMIGGTVMGFFAALHFWYPKMFGKMFNEKMARAAWGLIFAGFNITFFPQFILGVQGMPRRYADYPSDFYLLNLVSTIGSWVLAIGMFIMFVNLVRGLFDGEEAPANPYNSLSLEWQVSSPPPHENFKEIPVVKDWTYGYGKK
- the truD gene encoding tRNA pseudouridine(13) synthase TruD is translated as MKIKSRPEDFVVEEFLELPEFTPEGSYVIYKLEKRGLSTLEVVELLARRYKIPDRDISFAGLKDKYAHTTQYLSMRVREARAIKERNFGLSPLGRSTRPVGPDLLSKNKFRLTLRDLEKDSVENIIISLDQVSKYGFPNYFGEQRFGSVRHGGEFLAKLLIHEDYEGALKLYLSRWSTEDRAVDKKFKRFVLSHWGDWDECLRVAGRNRVRAIISYLRDHPGAFLNAINMINPRLLFLYVAAYQSYLWNEMASEFIKTDLNGVELIRFRYKPGEMVFYKKLPDKLFDRFIKMEIPLIDHKVEFSENSTKEIAEKVLSREGIAIQEFRLKKLKRAFFKSAPRKLIVFPEELEISDIFPDEIYKGKFKLTLSFFLPSGSYASVLLRRIEDREIQKVNGIT
- a CDS encoding MgtC/SapB family protein, which produces MEFGVLYNQFQLQTLAYVVLAMLLGAVIGIDREIADKPAGLRTHMLVCGASTLLVSLGDIMVRHFDQNLPNNMLQSDPIRIIEAVITGVSFLGAGTIIRRGSDNIAGLTTAASILFVAAVGICVALSQISLAMGSTVLVVIILRGVHLLQQWMGLQHQKKDTEKSKQDG
- a CDS encoding BON domain-containing protein, with protein sequence MNQPVRTLLASNSRFFLEGIRKILGNEKGIKIVAEALNREEMEKHLISLKPRLLLLDNRTLSLDIHELLNLTGKNGLDVRVIVLGKNIEEEPVLPNILYIGRETSSSELIRAIKETHDKNTQNNRKNEIPEALPILYVPDIVELTESAYGRSNERKKQIGRENRSSVEASTPIREESEEITQPRTEAGSTKKHLQEEREIPGREINLHEKRYEENWKLLSLPYRQLSHPATWKRRILSSFSREVNRVVVLLLLISGFTYIGSNYFDGRAELARFIRELISPITTSKIKSDIETNLGKLWEQGYEDIKLSVIKGKAVLRSKASAVGDSAQTQLIQKVEYGKANHLNGRFTLKTLMDQILFPPTDSSVKSNIETELWKKGHRDIKVTVTDGKAVVSGKVTTQEDRQAIQNIAENVPGIKQVENGIVVEEIISDQKIASGIRKELDDKGYKNIEVTVINRKAILSGTLSNQDESKVIKDIAINIEGVETLEDNLKIQPKKEKRRIVKRVSTIKKDRHLAYHDNIAFTDKTHTETKSEWKIRK
- a CDS encoding DUF3096 domain-containing protein → MQINLALEPVVSLIAGILILFMPRLLNYIVAIYLIVIGILGVAR